Genomic DNA from Paenibacillus sp. KS-LC4:
ACAGCTATATGACCCGCAAATATGATTCCGTCCAGTCCATGATGGTGGATGTATACCGCAATGAGCCGCTATCGCTGAATTTATCTTATTTTTTGCAAAACCCGTTTGATGACTATATGAAATTCAGGCTCGATCAAAATATAGATGAGACGAGTGCGAGTCTGCCGAAGGGGCTCGACTATTTTGACAATAAGCTGGAGGACGATCCTGATATCGAAAATTTGCTGCTGTACAGCTCGAATCGGCAGTTTCTATATGTATATAAGAAAAATCATGTCACGAAGCTCATTTCGTCCAACGCCTCGCGTTCCTACATTCCCGATGCAATGGCTCAGGAGGATACCCGCGTATCGGTTCCGAATATTTGGGTGCGGCGCGCCATTGAGCAGCACGATCCGGAGCTGTATGCTTTTCGGCTTCCGATTAATGACAAGCAGACGCTTAAAGGGCTGGGCCAATTGCTCGTTTACTTCAAATCGGAAAATATTGCGCAGGTGCTGAAAAATTATGAGGGTCAGCTTAAAGGCTACATTGTCGTGCTGAATCCGGCAGGGGAGGTGCTGTTTGACTCCTCGGACAAGTATTATGGACAAATGTATCCGTATATGGATCAGCTTGACACGCTTTATGGAACGGCAATGCTGGAGCAGGAGTCCTATGTCACGACGCTGACGCAAAATCAGGCGGGCTTTATCGTCGTCGGCGTAGCGCCGAAGGCGGAGGTCGCAGCAGCAGCCCAAGGGCTGAAGCAGATGATTATGCTGATCAGCGCGCTGTGCATTGCCGTCGTGCTGCTGGTGCCGACGCTCGCCGTCGTCAATTTTGCCAAACGGACGAATAAAATTATTCGCTTTATGCGCAAGGTGGAGAGCGGTGAGCTGGGCGCGCGCATTCAAGATGACAGGGGCGATGAGCTGGGGCAAATTGCGCGCAGCTTTAATGATATGCTCGATGAGCTAAGCCGCCATATCGACACAGTATATAAGGCGGAAATCAAGCAAAAGCATACGGAGCTTGCGGCTTTGCAGGCGAGGGTTAATCCGCATTTTCTATACAATACGCTGGAGGTTATTCGCATGCGGGCCGTCTCGCAGGGGGCGAAGGATGTTGGCGAAATGATTTACAGCCTGTCGGTGCTGTTCAAAAGCTTTGTTCAGCCGAAGGGGAGCAATACGCTTAAGGATGAGCTGGAAACGGCGCGGCTGTATTTAGAGCTGTTTCGCATTCGTTATAAGGACAGGCTTGCCTATGCTATCTTTTGCGAGGAAGGGCTTGGCGACAAGCAGGTGATGCGGATGGCGCTCCAGCCGCTTATTGAAAATTACGTGGTGCATGGCTTGCGGCCCCGCAGCATGGACAACGAAGTTCAAGTGGACGTGCGGCGCAAGGAGGAGCGGATTTGGGTGACGATTGCCGATAACGGCAGCGGCATCAGCAGCAAGCAGCTGGAGGAAATCCGGCAAAGACTGGCACTGCCAGAGGAAGCTGGAGGCGATTCCTTCGGACTTAGAAGCGTGCATGAGCGGCTGCAATTGCTATACGGAAGCGAATATGGGCTCGATATCGACAGCAAAGAGGGAGAGGGGACGACGGTCACGCTGTCCTTTCCCTATGACAAGGAGGCAGAGCATGTATAGAGTATTCATCGTGGATGATGAGCCATTTATTATTGATGGACTATATGACATTATTGACTGGTCGGCCTTTGGCCTAGAAATCGTCGGCAGCGCGGAAAATGGTCAGGAAGCGCTGGCCGCTTTGATGGATTTACCCGCTGATATATTATTGACCGATATTTCGATGCCGACGATGGATGGCCTCACGCTTATTCGGGAAGTGCGTAAATTTCGCCCGGATCTCAAAATGATTATTTTAAGCGGCTATAGCGAGTTCAATTATATAAAAGAGGGCTTAAAGCTTGGCGTCGAAAACTACTTGCTCAAGCCGATTAATCTTGACGAGCTGCAGGAAACGCTCGCGGGCACGATTGACAAGCTGAACGCCAGCAAGGCGGACCGACTGTTCAGCGAATACGATATTCGTATTTTGCGCGATAATATATTGTACCGCTGGCTGACAGGGCGCATTGCGCCAAATGAGCTGCAGGAGCGAATGGAGCTGCTTCAGCTAAGTCTCGACCGACCGTATGTCGTTACCGCTGTCATACGTACGGATGAGCCGTCATCACCAGCCTACGAGGCTGCTCAGCGCTTAGCGCTGCAAGACTCGTCGATGCTGCCGTTTGTCGATATTGATGGCGATTTGGTCATCGTATTTATGCTTGATGAGCCTGAGGAGGGCAAGCGTAAGGCGATAGAAAAGCTGCGAGGTATGCAGCCGAAGCTGGCGAGGCGCGTCATGCGGCTCTCCATCGGCAGCGCCGAGGCAATGGGGGAAGCAGCGCCGCGCAGCTATGCGAATGCGAAGAAGGCGCAGGAATATTTTCTGCTGCATGATGATCTCGAAATATTAGATTATGATCTGCTTGTGCAGGGAGAGGCGTCAGGGACGGCAAACGAGGCTGCTGCCCCGCTCGATTGGCCCTCCTTTGCGAGGCTGATTAAAGCGAGGGATATAGAGAAGCTCCATGAAGCGATTGAGGCGGAGTTCGAGCGCTGTCATGCAAGGGAAGGCATTACACCTGCCTTCATACAAAGCATGGCGATTGAGCTGATGATTCGCTTCAAGATGGAGCTGAGGGAGATCAAGCAGACCGATCAGCCGGAGCTGTATGAGGCGGGCTTCGCCAAAATTATGCAGCTTGCTTCGATTGACGGACTGATGGCGGTTGTGAAGGAAGCAGCAGCCTTGACGGTGGAATCGCTGCTGCGGGATGTGAAAAGCCCGATCATTCAATTGGTGCTGAGCGAGGTGCATGAGCACTATGCCCAGCCGTTGTCGCTTAAGCTGCTCGGTCAGCAATATCATATTCATCCGGTTTATCTCGGCCATCTGTTCCAGAAGGAGACGAATGAAACCTTTACGGAATATATAAATAAATACCGCATCGGCAAAGCACAGCAGCTGCTAAAGGAAACGCAGCTTAAGGTGCAGGAAATTGCGGCAACCGTCGGCTACTGGGAGACAGGCTATTTTTACAAACAATTTAAAAAATACGTCGGAATTTCCCCGACTGAATACAAGGGACTACTCTAATCACAGGATGGAGTAGTTTTTTCTTTAATTTGTACATCATACCTTTAGTTTGTGGTCTATATGAAAATAGCTGCATCCGTTAATTTTAAACATAGAGTACAGAACATAGATTGGGGAGGAAAAAAAATGAGTAACAAGAGAAAAAGATTTATGCCGCTGCTTGCCTTGCTGATGGTTGCATCGCTTGTGCTGGGCGCTTGCGGAAGTAAAAATGAAAGCGGCGGTGAAGCGGGAACAGCCGAAAAACCGGTTGAGCTTATCTGGTACACCATTGGTACACCGCAAAAAGATGTAGATAAAGTGATGGCCGAGGTGAGCAAATACACGGCGGAGAAAATTGGCGTTACGATTAAAATGAATATGGTGGACTGGGGCGATTACGCTCAGAAGCTGCAAGTGATGACAGCATCCGGCGATCCGGTTGACATTATGTTTACAGCTTCATGGGCATTCGATTATGTGCAAAATGCAAGAAAAGGCGCTTTCCTGCAAATCGACGATTTGCTGAAGGAAAAAGGCCAAGGCATCGTTAGCGCACTGGACCCGGCTTTCCTTGAAGGCTCCAAGGTCGATGGCCATAACTACGGCATTCCAGCCAATAAAGAATTGCCGGCGCAAGAGGTATGGCGCTTCAACAAGCAGTTGCTCGACAAGTACGGCCTAGACATTTCAGGAGTAAACACGCTAGAGAGCTTGGAGCCGCTGCTGAAAACGATTAAAGAAAATGAGCCGGACGTATACGCGCTTGCGGTAGACAAAAACCAAATGCCGTATGTGAAATACGACTACATTATTGAGAAGCTGCCAATGGCGGTTGCGCTCGATACAACAGACTACAAAATCGTAAACGTGCTTGATACGCCTGAGATGAAGCAAATTCTCGGCACGATGCACAAATATTACAAAGCAGGCTACATTCCGACGGAAGCCGCAACGATGGATTCCATGACGGATGCGCAAACGACGGGCAAATGGTTTGCGGACCGTGCGACCTCGCAGCCATTCGCGGACAATCTATGGTCGGCGAGCTACGGCTACCCAGTTGTATCGACGCCAGCGAGCGATGCTCTCATTTACAACTGGTCGGTCATGGGCTCGATGCAGGCCATTTCCGCTAACTCCGCTTATCCAGAAAAAGCGATGGAGTTTCTGAACCTGCTGAATACGGACCCTGTCCTGCGCAATATGATTGATTCGGGTATTGAAGGCGTGCATTACAAAAAGGTAAGCGACACCGTTATGGAAAATCTCGACGAGTCGAAAAACTACGATATGCCAACCTTCTCGCTTGGCAATCTGATGATTACGTATTTGAATACGACAGACCCGGCGAACAAATGGGAAGAGTTCAAGAAGTTTAATGATGCGGGTACAGTAGCGCCGCTGCTGGGCTTCAACTTCGATACTTCGAAGGTGACAACAGAAATTGCTTCTGTACAAAACGTAAAAGAAGAGTACTGGGCCGCTCTAATGACCGGTACGGTTGACCCTGAAGTTTATTTGCCGCGTGCCAATGAGAAGTTTAAAGCGGCAGGCCTGGATAAAATTATTGAGGAAGCGCAGCGCCAGCTTGATGAGTGGAGAGCCGCGAACGGCAAGTAAAGCGGAAGGCGTGGGGCGAATGATCGTATTCGCTTCATGCCTTCTCTCATTAATTCGACTGCGAAGAGGTGAAGAAAGTGGGAGCTATAGGACGTTTTTTCAAGGATATGAACAAAAATACTGCCATGCTGCTAATGGTGCTTCCAGCTACAGCCTGGTTTATTCTATTTTCCTACCTGCCGATGGCGGGCATGATTATTGCCTTCAAGGAATACCGCTACAGCCGCAATGGCTTTCTGGCCAGCATTATGGAAAGCAAATGGGTAGGCTTTCAAAACTTCAAGTTTCTGTTCAGTACGAATGATGCCTATATCATTACTCGCAATACGGTGCTGTACAATGTTGTGTTTATCGTGCTGGGCCTTGTCATTGCAGTAGCAATGGCGATTATGCTTGCCGAAATTACGAACAAGCGCCTTGCCAAGCTTTATCAAACGGGGATGTTTCTGCCTTATTTTCTATCGTGGGTTATCGTGGGCTACTTCGTCTACAGCTTCTTGAGCTTGGATAGAGGCGTGTTCAACCAAATTGCGGAGATGCTGGGCATGGACCCGGTCAACTGGTATTCGAGCCCTGGCTATTGGCCGGTTATGATCGTCGTCGTCTTCCTATGGAAATCGGTCGGCTATAATAGCGTCATTTATTTGGCCGCTATTATGGGCATCGACAAGTCGCTTTATGAAGCGGCAATGATTGACGGCGCAAACAAATGGCAGCAAATCCGCAATGTAACGCTTCCGATGCTGATGCCGCTCATGACGATTTTGACGCTGCTGGCGATCGGGAAAATTTTCTATGCCGACTTTGGCCTCTTCTTCCAAGTGCCGCGCGATTCGGGTACGCTCTATAGCGTGACGAACGTTATTGATACTTACGTTTATCGCGGGCTTAAATCCACGGGTGAGATCGGCATGACGACGGCTGCGGGCTTGTACCAGTCGATTATCGGCTTCATTCTGGTTATTACATCCAATGGTATCGTACGCAAGTTTAATAAGGACAACGCATTGTTTTAGGACGGGCGTCAGCAGGCTTGCTCAACATGTACGAAGAACAGAAGTCCAAAACAAAAGGGGGAAACGGCTGTGTCTGTTGGAACGATTAAGAGCCGTGATTTTCATAAGCTCTCGCCAGCGTGGAATTTTATTTTTCATGCCGTGGCTGGTATATTTGCCTTATTATGCGTCTTTCCATTTCTGTTTGTAACGATTATTTCCTTCACGGATGAGGCGACGCTCGCCAGCAATGGCTATCAGATCATTCCAGAAAAATGGAGCCTGGAGGCGTACCGCTATTTATTCAAGGCGGGCGACCAGCTGTTGCGTTCGTATGGCGTCACGATTACGATTACAATAGTCGGCACAATTATCGGTGTCGTATGCTCCGCCTTGTTCGCTTATGCGATTTCGCGCCGCAATTTTAAGTATCGCAACTTTTTCGCCTTTTTTGCCTTCTTCACGATGCTGTTTAATGGCGGTCTCGTTCCGACGTATATCGTCATGACACAGCTGCTAGGGCTGAAGGATTCCTTGTGGGCACTTATTTTGCCGCTAGCGGTTAATGCTTTCTACATTATGATTTTGCGGACGTTTTTCTCGACGATGGTGCCGGATGCCATTATTGAATCGGGCAAAATCGACGGCGCTGGCGAGTTCGGCATTTTCTTCCGCCTCGTTTTGCCTTTGTCGCTTCCAGGTCTTGCGACCATTGGCCTGTTCTGTACGCTAGGCTACTGGAATGATTGGTTCAATGCGCTGCTGTATATTGATTCTCCTAATTTGGTGCCGCTGCAATCCATGCTGATGCGAATTGAGAACAGCATGCAATTTATTATGAAAAATTCACAAAATGCTTCGCTAAGCGTGGGCGTGCTGCAATCCATGCCGCAGGATACGTCGCGTATGGCCATGGTCGTGCTGGCAACCGGCCCGATTGTGTTCGCTTATCCGTTTTTCCAGCGTTATTTTATTCAAGGCCTGACGGTAGGCGCTGTAAAAGAATAGATGCTGCTTATGAAAGGTTTAGAAATATTAATAGGCTATATAAGTTGAACCGAAGAAAGCAATGTGGCAGGGGAGAAACGGAGGGAAAGGTTGGAACTGGAGAGAGTAAAGCTTTCCGAAGGAAAGCCGCTTCGTAAGCATTAGCCTTTGTTTTCTTATTTCAACCTCAAAGAGGGATAATAAAGGAAATCAGAAAACAACAGCGGCCGGAAGTCCAATCTTTCTCGCAGTGACGACCTTCGCCATCATGCTTATCAATCGTTCAGCTTATATAGTCTAAAATAGATAAATAATCAAAGGAGCTACACTCATTATGGAACAATTCAGATTGCCCAAAATCCCGCTGCCAGAGCTTGCGCTGCCGCAAGCGGTTCAGCAGGTATTGGAAGAAGCAGAGCAGAAGCTTGCGCATCGCCCGAAGCTTGCGCAGCTGTTCAAAAACTGTTTCCCGAATACGCTGGAGACGACGACGAAGCTCTTGGACGACGGCACAACCTTTATTATCACGGGAGATATTCCTGCCATGTGGCTGCGCGATTCGGTGGAGCAGGTTATTCATTATGTGCCGCTGGCGAAAAATGACCCGTACTTGCGCCGTATCATTAGCGGCTTGATCAAGCGCCATATGGCCAACATTCTGATTGATCCTTATGCGAATGCCTTTAATGAATCGGCCAATGATTGGCACTGGAACACGACGGATGAGACAGACATGTCGCCGTGGGTGTGGGAGCGCAAGTTCGAGCTGGATTCCATCTGCTTCTCGATGCGTCTTGCTTATGCGTATTGGAAAGAGACCGAGCAAACCGATATTTTTGACTCCAGCTTTAAGGCAGCAATGCGCCGTATCGTGGAGCTTTGGAAAACCGAGCAGCGCCACTTTGAGCTTTCCCCTTACCGTTTTGTAAGGGACAACGGCATTCCTACCGATTCACTGCGAAATAGCGGAATGGGTATGCCGGTTAATTATACCGGAATGATCTGGTCGGGCTTCCGTCCGAGCGATGACGCTTGCGACTTCCATTACAACATTCCAGCGAATATGTTCGCGGTTGTAACGCTGCGGCAGATGAGAGAGATGGCGGAGTGGGTATTCCGCGATATGGCTTTTGTGAAGGAGCTTAAGCAGCTGGAGGAGGATGTCGAGCATGGTATTTTGCTGTATGGCATTTATCGTCACCCGGAATTTGGCCCTATTTATACTTATGAGACGGACGGCTTCGGCAACTATTGCTTAATGGATGACGCGGGCACGCCTGGCTTGCTCTCCATTACTTATTTGGGCTACACAACCGCTGATGATCCGATTTACCAAAACACGCGCAAATTTGCGCTTAGCAAGGAAAATCCTTTTTATTATGAAGGAACAATCGCGAAGGGCATCGGAAGTCCGCACACGCCGCAAGGCTATATTTGGCATATGGCGCTTTCGATGCAGGGCATTACTGCGAATAACGAGGAAGAGAAGCTGGCGATGATTGCTATGCTGGAAGCGACTGATGCCGATACCGGCTTTATGCATGAAGGCTTCCATGCAGATGATCCAGCCATTTTTACGCGAAAATGGTTTGCTTGGTCGAACAGCTTATTCTCGCAGCTTGTTTATCGGGCGATGAAGGATGGACTGCTATGAGCCAGCGGAATGTCATCATCTTTTATGATCCGTCCTTTCCTATAGCCTCGGAGTTCCCTTTGGAATTAGATGGTCTGCTTGCAGGAGCAGGCCGTGTTGTTCGGGCAGGCGAGCTTGCGGATGCGCTTGATGCTGCGAAAGCAGGAAGCTTCATCAATATGCATGCGCCTTACTTTCCGAAGCAGGCTTGGAGAGCTATCATCGGCTATTTGCGGCGCGGCGGCGGCTTGATCAGCTTGGGCGGCGCGCCATTCAAGCGTCCGGTTCGCCGCAGCGAGACTGGCGAGTGGCAGGTGGAGACGGAGCAGACGGCCTATCATCGCGAGCTTCATATTCATGAAATGCTGCCAGTCGCTGCTGCTCCCATAGCGGCGCTTGCAGCAGCGGAGGACCTTCCGCTGCTGGCGGGCAAGGAAGCGCTGTTCACTGTGGCGCCAACCTGGAATCTGGTGCCGCATGTGACGAAAAGCAGCGATTTGCCGCATCAAATGGGCTCTGCCGGCCCAATGGATGCCCATATTTACCCGCTGCTGAAGGGGATTTCCTCCAAGGGGCGCGAGGTAGCTGCGCCTGTCGTGCTTTGGGAAAATACGAAGGGGATTTTCGCAGGCGCGCGCTGGCTGTTCGTTAACCAGCCGCTGACGAAGGCGTTCTGGCTGGAAGGAGGAGCAGCAGAGCTTGCGCGCTGGGCAGCCTTTTGTGCCGCTGGTGTAACCGAGCTGTGGCTGAAGCCGAACTACGCTTCCTTCGAGCCGGGCGAGCGGGCGATGCTGACGCTACAGGTGCAGCAGCTTCGTCAGGAGCAAGCTGCCGGGTGCGAGTCCTCTGCTTATGAGCGTGCAGAGCAGAAAGCTGCTTTCGATGGACAGGCTGACCTGTACACGGCGGCGGAGTGGGATTTTGCTATAACGGTTGAGCATGACAGCTCGCAGCAGAATTGGACATGCCGTTTGCAGCAGAAGGCGGGCAAGCAGCAGCAGATTGTAAGGCTGCCCGTGCCGCTTGAGCTGCAAAGCGGCTACTATAAGGTCGTATGCCGAGCGGAATCGACGTCGGGCGAGGTGCGGATTTTGCGCCAGGGCTTCTGGGGCTTTGATCAAAAGCTGCTTACAGAGGGAAGCCCGGTGACGAGCGGACGGGATTATTTTCAGAAGGACGGGCGTCCGCTTCCTGTTGTTGGAATGACGTATATGACGTCGGATGTGGCGCGGAAGTTTCTGTTTTTGCCGAATGCTTCCGTATGGGACCGTGACATGGCGCAAATGCGCAAGGCCGGCATCAACTGGATTCGAACCGGTATTTGGACGGCATACCGCAATGTGATGCAGGTGGACGGCCATGCCTCCGAGGAGGCGCTGCGTTCGATCGACGCTTTTCTGCTGACGGCGAAGCGTCACGATTTGCAGGTGACCTTTACGTTCTTCTCCTTTACGCCGGAAACGTGGGAAGGGCTAAATCCTTATCTTGATCCGCGCAGCGTAGAGGCGCAGAAGCGTTTTGTGCGTGCGATCGTTTCTCGCCACAAGCAGACGATGAATGTCGACTGGGATTTGATCAATGAGCCGTCGATGTTTGATCCGCCGCGGATTTTCTCGAATGGGCCGCGTTCAGCGCGAGATCCTTTTGAACAGAAGGCTTATACCGCATGGCTGAAGCAGCGCCACGGATCGCTTGAGCGGCTCCAAGAGCTGTGGAATATGTCACCGGAGCAGCTGCCAAGCTATGAAGCGGCAGTGCCGCCGGAGCCGGAAGAAATCAACTTCGATGTGCAGGACATGCATCAGGGGAAAAATGGCACACGCTGGCTCGATTATGTGCTGTTCTCGATGGAGATGCACAATCGCTGGGCGAAGCAGCTGTATGCGGCGATCAAAGACGAATGCCCGGACCATATGGTAACGGTTGGTCAGGATGAGGCGCTGGGCGCTCAGCGCCCTTCGCCGTTTTTCTACGAGGAGGCCGCCGATTATACAACGGTTCACTCCTGGTGGCTGAACGATAATCTCGTGTGGGACAGCTTGTTTGCGAAAACAGCAAACAAACCGAATGTCGTGCAGGAAACTGGCATTATGTATGTGGAGACGCCAGATGGCAGAGCGAAGCGCTCGGAAACGGAGCTGCACAGCTTGCTGGAGCGCAAATATGCGTATGCCTTTGCGACAGGCGGTGCTGGTGCCGTCCAGTGGATCTGGAATACAAACTTCTATATGGACAATGCCAATGAATCGCATATCGGCGCACTGCGGGCGGATGGAACGGAAAAGCCGGAGGCGGATGTTTCGTATGATTTTGGCAGCTTTATGGAGCAGATTCGAGATTTATTCGAGGATCGCAAGCTGGAGGATACGGCGGTATTGTTCCCGTATTCCAACGACTTCTCCAATCGCAAGCTGGCGTTTGATGCGACAACGCGTGCGACACGTGTGCTCGCTTATGAGCTGAATACGCCATTCCGCGGCGCTTCGGAATATCATTTGCAGGAGCTGGAGGCGAATCCGCCGAAGCTGCTCCTTGTGCCGAGTGCGCACAACCTGGATGATGCGGCATTTGGTCGCCTAATTGCACTTGTAGAGCAAGCGGGCGTTACGTTATTATGGATGGGACCGATTGGCCTGGACGCTTATTGGAAAGCGAGCGATCGCTGCTCGAAGCTGCTTGGCCACCTTGAGCTTCGCAACGTGCAGCGCGAGGAACAGCTGCGTATTGGCGAAGCTGTCTATCCTGTTTCTTACGGCAATCGCCGAATTGCCGAGGTTTCGAAAGAGGTTCTAGTTAGCGGCGCTGCTGCGAGTGAAGCGGCTGTCAGTGATGCTGGCGCTGTTCATCGAGCAGCAAAGGGCGGCGACGAGCTTGTTGAGCTGGCTGTAGGCAAAGGACGTCTGATATGGAGTCCGCTGCCGCTGGAGCTCAACGAGCGTACGGAGCCGATTAAGGAGCTGTATCGTTATGCACTGGAGTCGGCCGGCTGCGAGCAGGAGCTGAATTGGCTGCAAGGCGGCAAGCTGCCGGGAATTTATGGGCGTAAGCTTACATTTAAGAGCGGCGCGCTATTCGTATTCGTATCCGAATCTGGATTCGATGCAAAGATTGAAGTGCAAGACCCGGCGACGGGAGGACGGTACGCTTTTTCACTGGAAAAGGATCGTTCTGTGCTGTTCGCAACGGATGCAAGCGGCAAGCTGCTTGCTGTCTATCGCCCCCATCAAGTAGAGGTAGCGGTTTCGCTGCCCGATCAACAGGAAGAAGGAAGAGGTGCGCAGTAATGGCTTCTAAAAGAAAAGCCCACATTATTTCCCACACACATTGGGATCGCGAATGGTATTTGCCATATGAGAAGCATCATGTGCTCCTCGTGAAGCTAATGGATACGCTGCTTCATACGCTGGATACGGACCCCGATTTCAAAAGCTTTTATTTGGACGGCCAGACGATCATTCTTGAGGATTATTTGCAGGTACGCCCGGAAAATCGGGAACGCCTTGAAAAATATATTAAAGAAGGACGTATTCCGATCGGTCCTTGGTACATTTTGCAGGATGCCTTTCTGACGAGCAGCGAAGCGAATTTGCGTAATTTGCAGCTGGGCCATCAGGATGCAAGCCGTTATGGCATCATTGCCAAGGTCGGCTACTTCCCGGATACGTTCGGGAACATCGGGCAGGCACCGCAAATTTTGCGACAAGCTGGCATTGATAATGCGATATTCGGCAGAGGCGTGAAGCCGACGGGCTTTAACAATACGGTAGCAGATTCAAATTATGAATCCTCATTCTCCGAGCTGCTGTGGGAAGGTCCTGACGGCTCGCGCGTGCTGGGCATTCTTTTTGCCAACTGGTATTGCAACGGCATGGAGGTTCCAGTAGACGAGCAGGAGGCGAAGCTCTATTGGGACAAAAAGCTGGAGGAGGCCGAGAAATATGCGGCTACTGGCGAGCTGCTGTTCATGAACGGCTGCGATCATCAGCCTATTCAGCAGGATTTGTCCGCGGCGCTGGCGACAGCAAGAAAGCTGTACCCGGATACGGATTTTATCCACTCCAACTTTGAGGATTATTTGGCAGCGGTAAACAGCGGACTTGACCGCGAGCTTTCGGTCGTGAAGGGCGAGCTGCGCAGCCAACGTACAGATGGCTGGTCTACACTTGTGAACACGGCTTCGGCACGCGTTTATTTGAAGCAAATGAATCAGCTCGGCCAAGCGATGCTCGAAAAGGTAGCGGAGCCGCTTGCGACGATTGCCCACAAGCTTGGACAGGAATACCCGCATCATCTGTTTACCTATGCTTGGAAAACCTTAATGCAAAACCATCCGCATGACAGCATTTGCGGCTGCAGCGTGGACGAGGTGCACCGCGAGATGGTCACTCGTTTTGACAAGAGCCGTCATGTTGCGGAGACGATTGTTGCCGATAGCACACAAGCGATTGCCGAAGCGGTGGATACCTCGGTATTCGCTTCGTATGGTGAAGCTGCACTGCCGTTCGTTGTTTATAACACGACAGGCTGGGAGCGCAGTGGCGTTGTAGAAATTGAGCTTGATGTGGAGCGTCTATACTTCCGTGAAGGCTTGCCGCTGCCTGAGGTGAATCGCCGGATGAATGCCGTCGATATTTCGGGCAGAGTGCTCGTAGACACTAACGGCGCAGCGGTTGCTTGCTCTGTGGAGGATTTGGGGCTGCAGTTTGGCTATGATCTGCCGGATGATAAGTTCCGCCAGCCTTACATGTGCCGCCGAGTGAAGCTGACGTTCGCTGCGGTGAACGTGCCAGCGCTTGGACTGTCGTCCTATGCATGGGTTCGTCATGCTGCTGGAGCAGAGGTTGGGTTGGCGGGCGAAGCGGTTGCGAGTGCGAGTACTAGTGCTAGTGCTAGTGCTAGTGCAGCGGCTAAGCTTGCGAATCCGGCTGTGCTTGAAAATGAATGGCTGCAAGTCGCTATCGCTGAAGATGGCTCCTATGATTTGACGGACAAGCAAAGCGGTCAAGTATACCGTGGGCTTGGTGTTTATGAGAATACAGGCGATATCGGCAATGAATATATGTACAAGCAGCCGGATAACGAGCAGGCGATTACGACGAAGGGCTTGAAAGCAACGATTCGTTTAGTGGAGCAAAACGCTTATCGTACCGCTTATGAAATCGTGCATGAATGGGAGGTTCCGGCTTCGGCGGATGAAACGTTCGAGCTTGAGAAGCAGGAAGCTGTTTATTACCCTGAGCGTAAAGCACAGCGTGTGACGGACATGGTGCCGCTCACGATTAAGACAGTTATTGCGCTTTCCAGCAGCTCCAGAAGCTTGGAACTACAAGCTTCGTTTAACAATCAGGCGAAGGATCATCGCGTTCGCGTGCTGTTCCCGACGGATGTAGAGACGGCGGTTCATCATGTGGATT
This window encodes:
- a CDS encoding alpha-mannosidase; amino-acid sequence: MASKRKAHIISHTHWDREWYLPYEKHHVLLVKLMDTLLHTLDTDPDFKSFYLDGQTIILEDYLQVRPENRERLEKYIKEGRIPIGPWYILQDAFLTSSEANLRNLQLGHQDASRYGIIAKVGYFPDTFGNIGQAPQILRQAGIDNAIFGRGVKPTGFNNTVADSNYESSFSELLWEGPDGSRVLGILFANWYCNGMEVPVDEQEAKLYWDKKLEEAEKYAATGELLFMNGCDHQPIQQDLSAALATARKLYPDTDFIHSNFEDYLAAVNSGLDRELSVVKGELRSQRTDGWSTLVNTASARVYLKQMNQLGQAMLEKVAEPLATIAHKLGQEYPHHLFTYAWKTLMQNHPHDSICGCSVDEVHREMVTRFDKSRHVAETIVADSTQAIAEAVDTSVFASYGEAALPFVVYNTTGWERSGVVEIELDVERLYFREGLPLPEVNRRMNAVDISGRVLVDTNGAAVACSVEDLGLQFGYDLPDDKFRQPYMCRRVKLTFAAVNVPALGLSSYAWVRHAAGAEVGLAGEAVASASTSASASASAAAKLANPAVLENEWLQVAIAEDGSYDLTDKQSGQVYRGLGVYENTGDIGNEYMYKQPDNEQAITTKGLKATIRLVEQNAYRTAYEIVHEWEVPASADETFELEKQEAVYYPERKAQRVTDMVPLTIKTVIALSSSSRSLELQASFNNQAKDHRVRVLFPTDVETAVHHVDSIFEVAVRDNEPSAEWENPSNTQHQQAFVDVSGEQGGLVVANLGLNEYEVLRDGRNTIAVTLLRSVSELGDWGVFPTPEAQCLGEQSFRLSIIPHNGDGASSGAYAQAYQFQVPWTASQTAVHAGVLAPVGGLLAWEGDSMAFSSLKVSQQSGDAVLRWFNMKQQAAELSLSDAGFIGGNAAVFKQLYKSDVLERIGEAIEVSAEQGAALKVGPCEIVTVGFKL